The genomic segment TTTCAGCCAATGAgttcaaagagacaaagaattaaCTCGGGGCCAACACCACCACAGGAAGACGGAGATAAAAGTCCTTCCGGGAGATGCCCAGACAGCAGCGCCACACGCACTGGAAGGCCGACTCCCTGGGCGGAAAGACGGGGGCATCTGAAGACGGAAAGGGGACCGTGAAAGCCTGTGCTGCTCTCCACTGGCCGCATGGAGAATTCAGATTCAGATGAAGTTCCACTTCCGCCTAATGAGAGTTCTCACTTTGTTATTCAAAACGGATCTAGTAATGTACTAAAGTACTTATGTTTCTATAGATAAAACCTTGAATTTCTCCAGATGTGTCCTTAATGCTAAGACAGCAAACAAGTTGAATGCGGTTTTAAACCCAGTTGCTTTCTTGAGCCCTGTGGTTGGTCTATTTCTGCAGAGCCTTTAGAAGAACTGACCTACCTTGTTGTGCTGAGTGCAGGGCTCTGGGTGAGCCCTAGGGTCTTGCTGGAAATCGTGCATGGCCATAGATGGCTTTGTGCTCCGGCCTCTGGGCTCCAGGCATTGCCGGCTGCAGGGACCTGTGACTGTCGTTTCCCGAGGCTATGCATCCATCTTCCCGAAGTCCACAAAACTGGAGTGGCAGAAAATCACGAGTACAGGCTTCCCAGGCCGCCACGCTGCAGGAGCGGATGGCGGCAGTCGGAGGAGATGGTGAGCGGGACAGGGACCCCTACCTATTTCCATGCGTCCTGTAAAACACGGGGCTTTCCTGTGGACGTGCATGAGCAGAGCGTTTCACTACAGCAAGGACACGTCCTTCATGAGCTGCCTAATTTCTGGCCACTTTTTATCTGATTCCCTGTTGGGTCCTCACCTGCGTGTCTTGccgccacccccagccccaccccccaacacGGAGCTCACATGCTGGCCTCCAGGGACCGCGGCTGGAGATTCCGAATCCTTCCGTCTGCTTCCCTCTGAGCGCACTCCCAGCAGAAGGCATCTGGATGGGGCTGGGTGGACTCAGGGGGCTTTGTTCCCCTTTTTCTGTTTGCCAGCCCGTGCCATTGCCTGCAGCCCTACCAGAGTGCCCTCTCATCCCGCACCTGCCCGGCCGCTTTCCCAAACACCAGCTCTGTCCATGCAGCTGTGGGAATTTCTGCATTGGGGGTCCCACCAGGAGGGGCCAAGACTACCCTGTGTGAGTCAGGAAAGAACTCCTTCCCCACGTCGCTGCCGGAAACTGACCATAGCAGCTTCGGACCCCCACAGGAGCCTTTCTCGGTGAAGAAACAGAACCCATTGGTGGCCGAGCCTCAGGTGTGGCCGGGCCTCAGGTGTGGCCCTTATGCACAGCACTGCCCTAGCCTGTGGGCAGCACCCGCCCTGGGCTGCCTGGCAGCTGGACTCCTTCCCATCCTCGGCCCAGGCCTGCTTGGCCCTGCAGGGCGAGCCTGGCACTGTCTTCCTCCAGAGTCCACTCCCAGGGCCTCCTGCCTACCAGCTGCTTCATGGCCTTTCGGGGAGCTCCATAGATGTGAGGCCAGGGCCCTCTCTGCTCAGACCCCCGCAGGCTCTGCGTGCTCTCACGGTCCCTCTGCACTCCTCTGTGGGGTGGGGACGCTCTTCCCAGTGGGTCTGCACCAGCTTGGCTGCTTTTCTTCTGCTGCCGCCTCCCCCTCAGGCCCCCGGACAAGTCCTCAGTTTACTTGCTGGTGCCTAGCAGAAGAGGACGCCTTGTCTCCTGCACACCTGCTAGCGCCTCTGCAACCTGACAGTGATGCCATCCTGGGGAAGCTTCCCTGAACCCAGGCTCTCCTGGAAGCCCGTGGTGccccttcacagcagcccctgtCTCTTCATAGGTCACATAAGCCAATGGCTCAGGGAATGGCCTTTCTCTCCCGTGTCTTCCTGCTGCGGATGATGAGCAGCTTCAGGGCCAGGGCAGTGCCTTCCTCCGTGAATCTCTTCACCCATCAGAATACTTGAAAGAGAGCGATGGCTAAGAAATACTGACTGAGTATATTCATTAAAGAATTAGTGTTACTTACACAATCAAATGTCATGTGTCGTTGAAAGGACCTGACGTGTGTACCGTAATCTCATGAACGACAGAGAACATGTTCACAAACAGCTTAAATTGGATTTAGCAATCGTGTTAGGATAATGACgtttccacagtgtatatgtactgTCCTTTTAAACCGAACTTGCTTGCTTTTTCGACGGAGGCTCTTCAGTCTTAGAGAGTTCTGAAGGTGGATTTCTCAGCCACGTTCAACCTGATGAGCTCACCGGTTCTTCCGCAAACACTGCAGAGCTGAGGGTAGGCGGGTTGAGTGGCTTCTGCGTGGGTGGCCCGCCCGGCTCCCCTGAGAGAGACCTGTGAAGTCACTTTTCATCCTGGGGAAGTGAGATCTGGAGCGGGTGTCAATAGATGGTGGCATCTTCCCGTCTTCtggacaagaacagaaaattaacatggTTCCAAATGTCTCTTTATTTCCCGAGCTTCAGCCTTTCACACAGAGACATTACTTTCTTATAGATTTAAGTTGGTTGCATTTAGCACATAGTCAGACAAGATTCAGATTTTTCACGACTTCAGAGGTCCCCAAGtcaaagtttcatttttatcattttgatttgcagttctcagTTGACATTAATAGACTGGAAGGGAAGCGTAGCAAACATGCTTCTAAGCCCCAGCTCGTGGG from the Saimiri boliviensis isolate mSaiBol1 chromosome 4, mSaiBol1.pri, whole genome shotgun sequence genome contains:
- the TCP10L gene encoding LOW QUALITY PROTEIN: T-complex protein 10A homolog 1 (The sequence of the model RefSeq protein was modified relative to this genomic sequence to represent the inferred CDS: inserted 2 bases in 2 codons); the encoded protein is MLEGQLEAGEPKEDTHXEDPCLGTGADTEKTAVPAEVPREHSNTREDSGELSSPLQQQITRLDEELGRQESLWADVHSPPPPQRPMSSKRQRINSGPTPPQEDGDKSPSGRCPDSSATRTGRPTPWAERRXASEDGKGTAMHPSSRSPQNWSGRKSRVQASQAATLQERMAAVGGDGERDRDPYLFPCVLPCHCLQPYQSALSSRTCPAAFPNTSSVHAAVGISALGVPPGGAKTTLCESGKNSFPTSLPETDHSSFGPPQEPFSVKKQNPLVAEPQLDSFPSSAQACLALQGEPGTVFLQSPLPGPPAYQLLHGLSGSSIDVRPGPSLLRPPQALRSSVLESSEGGFLSHVQPDELTGSSANTAELRVEKFYPAGSREIVFPDGTVERFQDIQEETLFPDWTILRVERNGDKTIVLSNRQKEIHMAQFEWREYPDGTIKAVYCSGCQETKYASGRVKTKDEAGKMVLDRKEIRPQHAASHGKCRPQFLPKTDENS